CTTCAAGTTCACTGCTCAACCTGCTGAATGACCTTCTCGACTTCTCCGCCATCGAATCCAACGCCCTTTCACTCAAATTTGCTCCGTTCTCTGTAAGGAATATGCTGCAAAACATTCGAGATCTTATGCGAGGAGAAGCGAGTAAAAAAAATCTCAACTTTCTCGTCACAGCAGACGACTCCATTCCGTCATTACTTACAGGTGACAAAGAACGTATTAAGCAAATACTTGTTAACCTCATCTGGAACGCACTCAAGTTCACCAACCACGGGAACGTAAGCGTTACCTGTGCTGCCCGGCCCATCGATAATACTACCAATGACAAAGATGAAACTGACAAAAGCACACTGCCTCTGAATAATCAGACAGGGCAAAAAAAAGTTATGCTCACCTGCGCTGTCACCGACACCGGCATCGGCATCCCGTCGGAAAGCCTTGAAGAAATTTTTGAGAGCTTCGCACAATTACAAGCCTTCGACGTCGCACCACATGGCGGCGTCGGCCTCGGGCTTGCTATATCGCAACGCCTTGCAGTGCGTATGGGCGGCACCATTACAGTGGAAAGCACTGTTGAAGTTGGGTCTACATTCACAGTTAAAATTCCATGTCTTATTTCTGAAGACAAAGCCGAGTCTGCCCATATCATTTACGAAGAATCACAACATGATGTTGCTCCAATGCAATCACTCAATGTCCTTGTGGCAGAAGATAACGAATTCAGTCAGGAAGTGTTGACCAAAATGCTTAAGGAAGACGGGCACACGGTATTCCTTGCTGAAAACGGCAAGCAAGTACTCGAAATGCTCACCAGCATTACTGTGGACATAATTCTCATGGATGTCCAAATGCCAATACTTGACGGTCTGGAGACTATTAAACGGATCCGCGCGGGTGAAGTGCCGGACCTTGACGTTACTATCCCTATCATAACTATCAGTGCGCACGATTCCATTACATCAAAAGACAACTTCCACGATGGTGAAGTAACAGAATGGCTGCAAAAGCCAATCACGCTCTATGCACTGCAACAGGTGCTGCGTTCCGTTTTCAAAAACAACCAGCCTGCAGAAAGAACAACCTTCACACACAATTCTGCATTGCCAAATACAGAGTATTCTACTACTCCAATGCTCGTAAATATCGAGACTATTTCTACAATGGTGAATGGTAAACAGAATATTATTCAGACAGTATTGAACACGTATCTAACATCACTGCCCGTCTCTCTTGAACTGCTTAAAAATGCGTTTGCAGAAGCGAATGAAGACGAAATATTGCGTCTTACACATAGCCTCAAAGCAACTATGGGCTCCGTAGGCGCATTGCCACTCGCTGAGGCAGCCAAAAAAATGGAACAGCTCACACGTGAAAACGCTCTGCCGGAAGCACAGCAGTTGCTCGACAACTTTATTGCCAATGCAGAAGAGTCTCTTGAAGAAATAAGCATCTACCTTGCACAACAACAGCGTGAAAAACACGTTTCCTAACGTTTTTTCATTTTCGTTTTCTGCTTTTGGCACCCCTAAAAGATATCAAAAGCTCGCCAAAGCGTGCTTCCAAAAGCAACGATAATACGTCAATTATCCTTCAGATTCGGTGTACACCGTGATAAAATTTCGCACTGAACTGGCTAGAATATAAAGAAAACAATACGAGGAAGCACATAATGGCAATCAGTCCAAATGCTGGTAAGAAGGCACTTTCATCCAACCTTATCAATATCCAGAAACTGGTGACAGCATACTACACCGTTCTCCCTGATCCCGACAATCCGCTGCAACGTGTTGCTTTCGGAACATCTGGTCACCGTGGTTCAGCATTTGGCGGCAGCTTTAATGAGCCCCACATTGCAGCGGTTACGCAGGCCATTTGCGAATACCGCAAGAAGGAAGGCTATACCGGCCCGTTATTCATGGGCAAAGATACCCATGCCCTTTCAGAGCCTGCACATCAGACAGCGCTTGAGGTTCTGGCAGCTAACGAAGTAACCGTGCACATCGAGCAAGAAGACGGATATGTTCCGACGCCGGTAATTTCTCATGCAATCCTCACATATAACCGCGATCATGATACTATCGCGGATGGCATTGTCGTAACGCCCTCACACAATCCGCCACAAGATGGCGGCTTCAAGTATAACCCACCGAACGGTGGCCCTGCCGACAAGGACACAACCAAGTGGGTTGAAGACCGCGCTAACGAGCTTATCAGACAGGGCAACAAAGACGTTAAGCGTGTGCCGCTGGCAGAAGCACTGGCAGCACCGACGACGTTGCTCTACGACTACCGAACTCCGTATATAAACGACCTTAAGAACATTATCGACGTGGAAGCCATCAAAAAGGCCGGCATCCGTATCGGCATAGACCCTCTGGGCGGCGCCGGTGAATCCTACTGGGAGCCTATTGCGGAACAGTATGAACTGAATATTGAAGTCGTAAACAAGGAAATTGATCCTACATTCCGATTTATGCCTATGGACAGTGACGGAGTTATCCGTATGGACTGCTCTTCCCCCTGGGCAATGACAGATTTGATTCGTTTACATCCGCATTTTGACATTGCGTGCGGTAATGATCCTGATGCGGACAGACACGGCATTGTATGCAGCAAAGGGCTTATGAACCCTAACCATTATCTTGCTGTTGCTATTGAATATTTGTTTACGCACCGCCCGCAGTGGAAAAATGACGCGGTTGTAGGCAAAACTCTTGTGTCCAGCCAGATGATTGATCTTGTTGTAGAATCACTTGGTAGAAAGGTTGCTGAAGTACCTGTCGGCTTTAAATGGTTTGTGCCGGGTCTTCTTAACGGCAGTTATGGCTTTGGCGGTGAAGAAAGTGCAGGCGCAAGCTTCTTGCGCAAAGACGGCACGGTATGGACTACCGACAAGGACGGCATCATCATGAACCTGCTCGCAGCGGAAATCCTTGCTGTAACCGGCAAAGATCCTCAGCAGCATTATGATGCCATGACAGAGAAGTTCGGCACTCCAATCTACGAGCGTTTGCAGGCGCCTGCCTCACCGGACCAGAAAGCTGCACTGAAAAAACTTTCTCCTGACATGGTGAAATCAGACACCCTTGCTGGCGAACCGATAATTGCAAAGCTGACACAGGCACCAGCCAATGGAGCGTCTATTGAAGGCTTAAAAATTGTCACTAAATCCGGCTGGTTTGCAGCACGGCCTTCCGGAACAGAAGATATTTAT
This sequence is a window from Halodesulfovibrio aestuarii DSM 17919 = ATCC 29578. Protein-coding genes within it:
- the pgm gene encoding phosphoglucomutase (alpha-D-glucose-1,6-bisphosphate-dependent), which produces MAISPNAGKKALSSNLINIQKLVTAYYTVLPDPDNPLQRVAFGTSGHRGSAFGGSFNEPHIAAVTQAICEYRKKEGYTGPLFMGKDTHALSEPAHQTALEVLAANEVTVHIEQEDGYVPTPVISHAILTYNRDHDTIADGIVVTPSHNPPQDGGFKYNPPNGGPADKDTTKWVEDRANELIRQGNKDVKRVPLAEALAAPTTLLYDYRTPYINDLKNIIDVEAIKKAGIRIGIDPLGGAGESYWEPIAEQYELNIEVVNKEIDPTFRFMPMDSDGVIRMDCSSPWAMTDLIRLHPHFDIACGNDPDADRHGIVCSKGLMNPNHYLAVAIEYLFTHRPQWKNDAVVGKTLVSSQMIDLVVESLGRKVAEVPVGFKWFVPGLLNGSYGFGGEESAGASFLRKDGTVWTTDKDGIIMNLLAAEILAVTGKDPQQHYDAMTEKFGTPIYERLQAPASPDQKAALKKLSPDMVKSDTLAGEPIIAKLTQAPANGASIEGLKIVTKSGWFAARPSGTEDIYKIYTESFKGKNHLALLQKEAQAMVSEAFKAANV